One genomic region from Terriglobales bacterium encodes:
- a CDS encoding aldo/keto reductase — protein MQSNEAIAKQKQQLARGAGEFVIGKDLRVIRLGFGAMRITGKGIWGEPSDRAEAIRVLRRAVELGINFIDTADSYGPNVSEEIIAEALDPYPAGLVIATKGGFMRPGPDQWVENGKPEHLRSACEGSLRRLRLERIDLYQLHRIDPKVPAEDQLGTLKDLQAQGKIKHIGLSEVSVSQIQHAQTIVPIVSVQNRYSVTDRGSEDVLDYCEKEKMAFIPWFPLAAGQVSGPDSPVSRVAAQLHASPSQIALAWLLARSPVMLPIPGTSKVTHLEENVAATDLKIDKNAMQELGGLARAS, from the coding sequence ATGCAATCTAACGAGGCCATAGCAAAGCAAAAGCAGCAACTGGCGAGAGGCGCCGGCGAATTCGTGATCGGAAAAGATCTTCGCGTTATTCGACTGGGATTCGGCGCAATGCGAATCACCGGAAAAGGAATTTGGGGAGAACCGTCGGATCGAGCAGAGGCTATCCGCGTTTTGCGGCGCGCAGTCGAGTTGGGAATCAATTTTATCGACACTGCGGACTCCTATGGTCCGAACGTGAGCGAAGAGATCATCGCTGAGGCCCTGGATCCATATCCGGCAGGTTTGGTGATCGCGACCAAGGGCGGTTTCATGCGGCCGGGTCCGGATCAGTGGGTCGAAAACGGAAAGCCAGAGCACCTGAGATCGGCGTGCGAAGGCAGCCTTCGGAGATTGCGGCTGGAACGGATTGATCTCTATCAACTGCACCGAATTGATCCCAAGGTTCCAGCCGAAGATCAATTGGGAACTCTTAAGGATCTGCAGGCGCAAGGAAAAATCAAACACATTGGTTTGTCGGAAGTCAGCGTCTCTCAGATTCAACACGCGCAAACGATTGTTCCAATTGTGAGTGTGCAGAATCGTTACAGCGTGACTGACCGCGGATCGGAAGATGTGCTGGACTACTGCGAAAAAGAGAAGATGGCTTTTATTCCTTGGTTCCCGCTGGCGGCCGGTCAAGTATCTGGCCCGGACAGTCCTGTCAGTCGTGTGGCGGCACAATTGCACGCTTCGCCCTCTCAGATAGCGCTGGCTTGGCTCCTGGCTCGATCTCCGGTGATGTTGCCGATCCCGGGAACTTCCAAGGTTACGCATCTCGAAG